One genomic region from Sphingobacterium multivorum encodes:
- a CDS encoding RNA polymerase sigma factor — protein MTKNEFDTMVIEQSDSLKLYARNFTSDYEDANDLVQDTILKAVTYFKNFKEGTNLKGWLYTIMKNTFINNYRRIVKTNSFITKDEDISNANLLLSASSNQGESKFVMEDIHEALSSLSEEYYIPFSLYFEGFKYHEISEHLNIPIGTVKTRIHVARKLMKRSLSAYKVA, from the coding sequence ATGACAAAGAATGAATTTGACACCATGGTTATTGAGCAATCGGACTCATTAAAACTCTACGCCAGAAATTTTACCAGTGATTACGAAGATGCCAACGATCTCGTTCAGGACACGATCCTGAAAGCTGTAACCTATTTTAAAAATTTCAAAGAAGGAACCAATTTGAAAGGATGGCTCTACACCATCATGAAAAATACGTTTATTAACAACTATAGACGTATTGTGAAAACCAACTCTTTCATTACGAAAGACGAGGATATTTCTAACGCTAACCTCCTATTATCCGCTTCCTCAAATCAGGGCGAAAGCAAATTTGTCATGGAAGACATCCATGAAGCTTTATCTAGTCTTTCCGAAGAATATTACATCCCTTTTTCATTGTACTTCGAAGGTTTTAAATACCACGAGATATCGGAACATTTAAATATCCCCATCGGAACGGTAAAAACAAGAATACATGTTGCTAGAAAATTAATGAAAAGATCACTATCGGCCTATAAAGTAGCCTAG